The window GCCAAACCAAATCCAAGGCCGCCGATAGAGGCAATCATATTGAAATCTGCAAACTGAGTTGGGTAATCAGCATAACGGCGCGGCATACCTGCTAATCCCAAGAAGTGCATTGGGAAGAAGGTGATGTTAAAGAAAATCATGGAAGACCAAAAGTGGATCTTGCCACGCGTTTCATTAGCCATGTAGCCAGTCCACTTAGGACACCAGTAATAGAAACCAGCAAACATCGCAAACAGAGAGCCAGCCACTAATACGTAATGGAAGTGAGCAACGACGTAATACGTGTCTTGCAAACCAATATCAATAGGTGCCATGGCCAAGATCAGGCCAGTAAAGCCACCCATAGTAAATACAAAAATAAAGCCAACTGACCACAACATCGGAGTTTCAAAGGTCATTGAACCTTTCCACATAGTTGCTACCCAGTTAAAAATCTTCACGCCTGTAGGGACGGCGATTAACATCGTCGCGTACATAAAGAACAACTGACCAGTTACAGGCATACCTGTAGCAAACATGTGGTGTGCCCATACGATGAATGACAAGATCGCAATCGATGCTGTTGCATAAACCATGGAGCTATAGCCAAACAAGGTTTTTCTAGAAAACGCAGGAATAATTTCACTCACGATTCCAAATGCTGGAAGAATCATGATGTAAACCTCTGGGTGACCAAAGAACCAGAAAATATGCTGGAACATGATTGGATCGCCACCACCAACTGCGGAGAAGAAAAACGTACCAAAATGGCGGTCCGTCAGAACCATAGTGATCGCACCAGCTAATACCGGCATTACAGCAATCAACAAATAAGCAGTGATTAACCAAGTCCAGCAGAACATTGGCATCTTCATCAATGTCATGCCAGGGGCACGCATGTTCAAGATGGTAACAATGATGTTAATCGAGCCCATGATGGAAGAAGCACCCAGCAAGTGGAGTGCAAAAATCGCCATATCTAAACCAGGGCCCATCTGGGAAGTCAGCGGCGCATATAGAGTCCAACCGCCAGCAGGTGCCCCACCAGGAGCCAAGAAAGAACCGAGTAACAAGGTAGCAGCCACCGGAAGAATCCAGAAACTAAAGTTATTCATGCGAGCAAAAGCCATATCAGAAGCGCCGATTTGCACAGGAATCATCCAGTTTGCAAATCCAACGAACGCCGGCATGATCGCGCCGAACACCATGACCAAACCGTGCATCGTAGTGAGCTGATTAAAAAACTCCGGGCGCAAGAATTGCAAGCCTGGTTGGAATAATTCCAAACGAATGCCCATGGCCATGACACCACCTGCCAACAAGCTGACAAAAGAAAAAATCAGGTACATCGTACCGATATCTTTATGGTTAGTTGCGAACAACCAACGACGCCAACCATGTGGCATGTGATCGTCGTGCGCATGGTCGTGTGCGTGATCGTGGGTGGTAGAGACTGTGCTCATGTATTACTCCGCTTTAATTTAATTTGTATTAATTAAGAAATTACTTACCTGCGCGTGAAGCAACAATATCTTGGGTCTGAATAATTTCACCCGTTTTATTGCCCCAAGCATTGCGGGTATAAGTCATTACTGCAGCAATATCGCCATCAGAGATTACGCCAGCCCATTTCGGCATGGCACCTTTTCCATAATTTAGGATGTCATATTGCGCTGCTTTTGGTCCAAG is drawn from Polynucleobacter arcticus and contains these coding sequences:
- the ctaD gene encoding cytochrome c oxidase subunit I; translation: MSTVSTTHDHAHDHAHDDHMPHGWRRWLFATNHKDIGTMYLIFSFVSLLAGGVMAMGIRLELFQPGLQFLRPEFFNQLTTMHGLVMVFGAIMPAFVGFANWMIPVQIGASDMAFARMNNFSFWILPVAATLLLGSFLAPGGAPAGGWTLYAPLTSQMGPGLDMAIFALHLLGASSIMGSINIIVTILNMRAPGMTLMKMPMFCWTWLITAYLLIAVMPVLAGAITMVLTDRHFGTFFFSAVGGGDPIMFQHIFWFFGHPEVYIMILPAFGIVSEIIPAFSRKTLFGYSSMVYATASIAILSFIVWAHHMFATGMPVTGQLFFMYATMLIAVPTGVKIFNWVATMWKGSMTFETPMLWSVGFIFVFTMGGFTGLILAMAPIDIGLQDTYYVVAHFHYVLVAGSLFAMFAGFYYWCPKWTGYMANETRGKIHFWSSMIFFNITFFPMHFLGLAGMPRRYADYPTQFADFNMIASIGGLGFGLAQVYFLLFVVLPAYNGKGEKASMKPWEGAKGLEWTVPSPAPHHTFETPPSDEELRAAGI